A genomic window from Cyprinus carpio isolate SPL01 chromosome B9, ASM1834038v1, whole genome shotgun sequence includes:
- the LOC109096843 gene encoding twist-related protein 2 has product MEESSSSPVSPVDSLVTSEEELDRQQKRFGRKRRPSKKSSEDGSSPSSVNKRSKKPSPSSTQSFEELQNQRVLANVRERQRTQSLNEAFASLRKIIPTLPSDKLSKIQTLKLASRYIDFLCQVLQSDEMDSKMSSCSYVAHERLSYAFSVWRMEGAWSMSASH; this is encoded by the coding sequence atggaagagaGTTCAAGCTCTCCCGTCTCCCCAGTGGACAGCCTGGTGACCAGCGAGGAGGAGTTGGACAGACAGCAGAAAAGGTTCGGGAGGAAGAGGAGACCCAGTAAAAAGTCGAGCGAGGACGGCAGCAGCCCGAGCTCCGTGAATAAACGGAGCAAAAAGCCGAGCCCGAGCAGCACTCAGTCGTTCGAGGAGCTGCAGAACCAGCGCGTCCTGGCGAACGTCAGGGAGAGGCAAAGGACTCAGTCGCTGAACGAAGCCTTCGCGTCTTTGCGCAAAATCATCCCCACGCTCCCCTCGGATAAACTCAGCAAGATACAGACGCTCAAGCTCGCCTCCAGGTACATTGATTTCCTCTGTCAGGTGCTGCAAAGCGACGAGATGGACAGCAAGATGTCGAGCTGCAGCTACGTCGCGCACGAGAGACTCAGTTACGCCTTCTCGGTGTGGAGGATGGAGGGCGCGTGGTCGATGTCTGCGTCCCACTAG